The following DNA comes from Papaver somniferum cultivar HN1 chromosome 4, ASM357369v1, whole genome shotgun sequence.
tttgaaaatacataattaaggggtgacctattttacttctaaatgtctgggttttgtctcattaggtatactcTAATTAATCTGGGTTTACAGCAAGTGAGGATTAGCAAAGAGTAGAATTCTCGTGGGTAGGACCCATATAACACTGGAAAAATCAAACAGTActtggttttttcttcttccttgcacggctgctgctgcttcttcttctctttccttacAAATTGGAAGAAGTAGTTCAATCAATCATTAAACTTCAGTATACAATCTCTGTTTTTGTCTCTCTGGTGAAATCAGTCTATTGCAAAATCATTAAAAGAAACGCTGATATGGAATCTCTATCGCCCGTTTCTACATCAATCGTGATTCAACCGAACAATCCACTATTCCGTTTCCAACGACAACGGCAGACCAGAATCTTTCACTCATTATCTTTCCCTAGAAAAAACACTCACTTTTTCACTACCAGAAGAACCAGAGATACTTGTTCATTTGCGGTATCTGGTAATAATAGCAGTGGTGGAGGatctgaagaaaaagaagaagaagacctgGAGACGGCACTTCATTTGGATGGAAGTATCCCAAGTACTTCTGATGAATTTGTAAAGCAGGTTTCTTCTCGTGCTTATGATATGCGGAGACATCTTCATCAAACCTTCGATACCAGCAGTTATGATGGTATTCTCTCTCTATTTTAGGGAATTTTGATGGTTGTTACTGAAATTAGGTCAATTTTGGTCATAGCTACTACTAGTGTCTTCTTGGTGGCACTGGGGTTTGTAAAaggttttaaattgatttattttttactCCAATTTAGGATTTGGAAATTGTTACTACTTGTGTGGGAGAAGTGGGGCGTTTAGACTCAAATTGTTGGTCGACTATCTTAAATTTGGTACTAGGATTGCAATTTTATCCTGGTTTCAGAAGTTGAACATactttttctcattgttatactgAATTCGAGGACGGTTTTTGATATGTGGGGGAAATTTTTCTCATTTAGTCCTTGCTCTACAGTACCCTGATTGGGGATTTGACAGTATCTGCTTCATATTCTTGTGTTTGAATGCATGAAAGTATTGATATTCTAACATGTATGGAGAAGAAGTGCTGTATCCTTCAACAGATTTGCTTAGTTTTGTATATCTGCTCACGTTCTTCTCATTCCTCAGTATTAGAGGCAAACCCATGGCGAGGAGCTTCAAAACCTGTTTATGTACTTACCCAGAGGGAAAACCAGTTGTGTACAATGAAAACTCGAACAAACCGcaggtttgattttttattttgttttatttgattttcacCTTTGCAGTAACCAAACGTCTCTTAGGCGCTACTAATATATGTTTATGTTCTCAGCGAAGTTGAAAAGGAGCTTGGGTTACTGTTCTCCAAAAAAGAGAAGAGTCGATCTGAAAATAAGACAAAGCAGTCAAGAAATGGCACAAATTTCCGAATGGTAGTTGAGGATGTTCGGGAAGGAGTACTTGTAAGTTAAATTAGCAGATTTATTTTGTCTGACTATGCTTGCTGTTTACACGCACTGTGTCCAACGTTCCGATGTATTCTGCTTATTAATTAGTTATGATTGTCCACTAATTTAATACTTCTGTCAGTATATCTTTATAAAAGGTTATGACATCCTAAACACAGTAGTTGGCTGGTACTTCTACCAAATCCTCAAGTTGGTCACTTCAGATGGCAACTCAGATAAAGAGAAACTTGAAAAACTTCTGCTATAGCCCAGGCCCCagcattttttttccttcaatagCTCAGCATGTACTGATTAGGGTGTGGCAAATTCAGATAAAGAGGTATCTGAATTTGGAATGGTTGCTAGAACATTTTTCTCTTCTATCATAGATCATGTGGATTGTTAGGTTGGAATTTCTTGATTGCTAATGCCCACTTTATGAGCCCTTCCTGTTCCTTTGGACCTGTGTTGCGACGATACGGATACGGTATCGGATACAAGATACCAATACGCTACTATGATACAACATTGAATACTAAAATACGGCGATACGGCATATCAGTAGTTTAACataaatatatattatatataagatAGAAACTTAACAAAATACATACATGTATGATTAACCTCACTGGAGAGAAAAAGTCTGGATAACAAGGAAGAAAGTCTAGAGAGAGGTCAGTGGACAGATTTGGAACTAATATTTTGTCACTATAGTTAAAACTTCTCATAGAATCTAGTAAACTATCTAAATTTTCTAATATTAAGGTATTGAGGTCTAATATTTAGTCAAAGTTTTCTAACTGAGCTGTATCTTGAAATATTGGGAGTATTAGTACGTGTATCCGTGTAAATACATATCGATACGGCTGAATATTATTTTAGGCGTATCGTTGTAACACAGCTTTGGACTCTTGTACagttcgttcttcttcaccaAAGTATCTGTTGCTACAGGTGTTTGAAGATGAGAATGATGCTGCAAAGTACTGCGACTTACTACAAGGCGGAGGCCAAGGATGTGAAGATGTTGTAGAGATTGATGCATCCTCGGTAATAGTCATAGAAACTTGTGGAAGGATTCCAACTTGATTCTGCTATCTGGATATGGCTGATTACAGCTTCATCTTTTTTGTGGCTGCAGGTGTTTGATATTTGCCAAAAGATGAGAGCCCTTGCAGTCCTTTTTCGCCGTGGAAGAACACCTCCATTACCAGAGAGCCTTCAACTAAATTTAAAGGCCAAGAAGCGATCCCTTGAAGATCAAGAGGACTTGATATGATCACAGCTCACGGCATAACTGTATAGTATGTATATAGTAACTCCACTGCAGATCGGTTATCATAAAGCTGATTAAAGAAATTACTTCCCATTCTCTTGTCCATGTTATATAACAAGGGC
Coding sequences within:
- the LOC113275903 gene encoding uncharacterized protein LOC113275903, producing the protein MESLSPVSTSIVIQPNNPLFRFQRQRQTRIFHSLSFPRKNTHFFTTRRTRDTCSFAVSGNNSSGGGSEEKEEEDLETALHLDGSIPSTSDEFVKQVSSRAYDMRRHLHQTFDTSSYDVLEANPWRGASKPVYVLTQRENQLCTMKTRTNRSEVEKELGLLFSKKEKSRSENKTKQSRNGTNFRMVVEDVREGVLVFEDENDAAKYCDLLQGGGQGCEDVVEIDASSVFDICQKMRALAVLFRRGRTPPLPESLQLNLKAKKRSLEDQEDLI